In Mycobacterium branderi, the DNA window CGGGAGGCGTTGATCCACACCGACATCTTCGGCTCCTACGACGACGTCGACAAGCTGTTCCCGATCTGCACCCCGGGCGCCTCCGACACCGCACGCTTTGACGAGGTGCTCGAACTGCTGCACCTCGGCGGCCGCAGCCTTGCGCACGCGGTGCTGATGATGATCCCCGAGGCGTGGGAGCGCCACGAGTCGATGGACCCCGCGCGCCGGGCGTTCTACGCCTACCACGCATCGCTGATGGAGCCATGGGACGGCCCGGCATCGATGACGTTCACCGACGGCACCATCGTGGGTGCGGTGCTGGACCGCAACGGCCTTCGGCCGTCGCGGATTTGGGTGACCGACGACGGGCTGGTGGTGATGGCCTCCGAGGCCGGGGTGCTCGACCTCGACCCGTCGAAGGTGGTGCGCCGGATGCGGCTACAGCCCGGGCGGATGTTCCTGGTGGACACCGCGCAAGGCCGCATCGTCGACGACGAGGAGATCAAGGCCGAGCTGGCCGCCGAGCACCCGTATCAGGAATGGCTGGAGCGCGGCCTGATCCCGCTCGACGAGTTGCCGCAGGGCAACTACGTGCGGATGCCGCACCACCGGGTTGTGTTGCGGCAGTTGGTTTTCGGTTACACGTACGAGGAGCTCAACCTGCTGGTGGCGCCGATGGTGCGCACCGGCGCCGAGCCGATCGGCTCGATGGGCACCGACACCCCAGTCGCGGTGCTGTCGGCGCGGCCGCGGATGCTGTTCGACTACTTCCACCAACTCTTCGCGCAGGTGACCAACCCGCCGCTGGACGCCATCCGTGAAGAGGTAGTGACCAGCCTGCACGGCACCCTCGGACCGGAGGGCGACCTGCTCAACCCGGACGAGAACTCTTGTCACCAGATCGTGTTGCCGCAGCCGATTCTGCGCAACCACGAGCTGGCCAAGCTGATCAACCTTGACCCCGACGTGGAGGTCAACGGCCGCCGACACGGATTGCGGTCCAAGGTGATTCGCTGCCTGTACCCGGTTGCCGACGGCGGCGTCGGCCTGAAGGAGGCGCTCGACGAGGTGCGCGCACAGACGTCGGCGGCAATTGCCGACGGCGCGCGGATCATCATCTTGAGCGACCGCGAGTCCGACGAGACCATGGCGCCGATCCCGTCGCTGCTGGCGGTGTCGGCCGTGCATCACCACCTGGTGCGGGAACGCAGCCGCACCAAGGTCGGCCTCGTCGTCGAGTCCGGCGATGCCCGCGAGGTGCACCACATGGCCATGCTGTGTGGATTCGGGGCCGCGGCGATCAACCCGTACATGGCGTTCGAATCCATCGCGGACATGCTCGACCGTGGCGTGATCACCGGGATCGACCGTGAGAAGGCGCTGCAGAACTACATCAAGGCCGCCGGCAAGGGTGTGCTGAAAGTGATGTCCAAGATGGGCATTTCGACGCTGGCGTCCTACACCGGTGCGCAACTTTTCCAGGCCGTCGGGGTCTCCGAGGACTTACTCGACGAGTACTTCACCGGATTGACCTGCCCCACCGGCGGCATCACGCTCGACGACATCGCCGCCGACGTCGCCGCCCGCCACGCGCTGGCGTTTCTGGACCGGCCCAACGAGCGGGCGCACCGCGAACTCGAGGTGGGCGGGGAATACCAGTGGCGCCGCGAGGGCGAGTACCACCTGTTCAACCCGGACACGGTGTTCAAGCTGCAGCACTCGACCCGCACCGGTCAGTACAAGATCTTCAAGGAATACACGAAGCTGGTCGACGACCAAAGCGAGCGGATGGCGTCGCTGCGCGGCCTGCTGAAGTTCCGTCAGGGGCTGCGGCCGCCGGTCCCGCTCGACGAGGTGGAGCCGGCCAGCGAGATCGTCAAACGCTTTGCGACCGGCGCGATGAGCTACGGCTCGATCTCGGCCGAGGCGCACGAGACGCTGGCCATCGCGATGAACCGGCTGGGCGGCCGGTCCAACTGCGGTGAGGGCGGCGAGCACGTCAGCCGCTACGAACGCGATCCCAACGGCGACTGGCGCCGCAGCGCGATCAAGCAGGTCGCCTCGGCCCGGTTCGGGGTGACGTCGCACTACCTGACCAACTGCACCGACATCCAGATCAAGATGGCCCAGGGCGCGAAACCCGGTGAGGGCGGCCAGCTTCCGGGCGGCAAGGTGTATCCGTGGATTGCCGAGGTTCGCCACTCCACCCCCGGCGTCGGTCTGATCTCGCCGCCGCCGCACCACGACATCTACTCGATCGAGGACCTGGCGCAGCTGATCCACGACTTGAAGAACGCCAACCCGGCCGCGCGGATCCACGTCAAGCTGGTCTCCGAGAACGGGGTGGGCACCGTGGCGGCGGGTGTATCGAAGGCGCACGCCGACGTGGTGCTGATCTCCGGGCACGACGGCGGCACCGGCGCCACGCCGCTGACGTCGATGAAACACGCCGGCGCGCCATGGGAGTTGGGGCTGGCCGAGACGCAGCAGACGTTGCTGCTCAACGGGTTACGCGACCGGATCGTGGTCCAGGTGGACGGTCAGCTGAAGACCGGCCGCGACGTGATGATCGCCGCGCTGCTGGGTGCCGAGGAGTTCGGCTTTGCCACCGCGCCGCTGGTGGTGTCCGGCTGCATCATGATGCGGGTGTGCCACCTCGACACCTGCCCGGTCGGGGTGGCCACTCAGAACCCGGTGCTTCGGCAGCGGTTCACCGGCAAGCCGGAGTTCGTCGAGAACTTCTTCCTCTTCATCGCCGAAGAAGTGCGGGAATACATGGCGCAGCTCGGGTTCCGCACGCTCAACGAGGCTGTCGGTCAGGTCGGGTCGCTGGACACCACGCTGGCCCGCGCGCATTGGAAGGCGCACAAACTCGACCTGACGCCGGTGCTGCACGAGCCGGAGTCGGCGTTCATGAACCAGGACCTGTACTGCAGCTCCAGCCAGGACCACGGCCTGGACAAGGCGCTGGACCAGCAGCTGATCGTGATGAGCCGCGAGGCGCTGGATTCCGGGACGCCGGTGAGGTTCTCCACCACGATCGCCAACGTCAACCGCACCGTCGGCACCATGCTCGGACACGAGGTGACGAAAGCCTATGGCGGCCAAGGCCTGCCGGACGGCACCATCGACATCACGTTCGACGGGTCGGCCGGCAACAGCTTCGGCGCATTTGTCCCCAAGGGCATCACGCTGCGGGTCTACGGCGACGCCAACGACTACGTCGGCAAGGGTCTGTCCGGCGGCCGGATCGTGGTGCGCCCGTCCGACGATGCACCGGAGGACTATGTCGCCGAGGACAACATCATCGGCGGCAACGTGATCCTGTTCGGCGCCACCAGCGGTGAGGCGTTCCTGCGGGGAGTGGTCGGCGAGCGCTTCGCCGTGCGCAACTCGGGAGCCCACGCCGTGGTCGAAGGTGTCGGCGACCATGGCTGCGAGTACATGACCGGAGGCAAGGTGGTCATCCTCGGCCAGACCGGACGCAACTTCGCGGCCGGCATGTCCGGCGGTGTGGCCTATGTGTACGACCCCGACACCGTGTTCCCCGACCACCTCAACACCGAGATGGTGGAATTGGAGAGCCTCGACGAGGATGACCTGGAGTGGCTGCATGACATGATCCAGGCCCACGTCGACAACACCGATTCCACTGTCGGTCAGCGCATTCTGGCCGACTGGGCGACGCAGCAGCGGTGCTTTGTCAAGGTGATGCCCCGCGACTACAAGCAGGTTCTAAAGGCGATTGCCGAGGCCGAGCGCAGCGGCACCGATGTCGACGAGGCGATCATGGCGGCAGCGCATGGCTGATCCGAAGGGCTTTCTGAAATACACCCACCGCGAGACACCCAAACGTCGACCGGTGGAACTGCGGCTGCGCGACTGGAAGGAAGTCTACGAGGACTTCTCGCACGAGACGCTGCAGCAGCAGGCGACCCGCTGCATGGACTGCGGAATTCCGTTCTGCCACAACGGCTGCCCACTGGGCAACCTGATCCCGGAATGGAACGACCTGACCCGCACCGGCCGGTGGCGCGACGCGATCGAACGACTGCACGCCACCAACAACTTTCCCGACTTCACCGGTCGGCTCTGCCCGGCCCCGTGTGAGTCGTCGTGTGTGCTGGGCATCAACCAGGACCCGGTGACCATCAAGCAGATCGAGTTGGAGATCATCGACAACGCCTTCGACGAGGGCTGGGTGGTGCCGCTGCCACCGGATCGGCTGACCGGCAAGACGGTTGCTGTGGTGGGGTCCGGTCCGGCCGGTCTGGCCGCTGCGCAGCAACTGACCCGGGCCGGGCACCGCGTGACCGTGTTCGAGCGTGCCGACCGGATCGGTGGGCTGCTGCGCTACGGGATCCCCGAGTTCAAGATGGAAAAGCGGCACCTGAATCGGCGGCTGGACCAGATGAAGGCCGAGGGCACCGAGTTTCGTGCCGGGGTCAACGTCGGGGTCGACATCACCGCCGACCAACTGCGCGCCGACTTCGACGCGGTGGTGCTGGCCGGCGGCGCAACCGCCTGGCGCGATCTGCCCATCCCTGGCCGCGAACTCGACGGCATCCATCAGGCCATGGAATTCCTGCCGTGGGCCAATCGGGTGCAAGAAGGCGACGACGTTCTGGGGCCGGACGGGCAGCCGCCGATCACCGCCAAGGGCAAGAAGGTCATCATCATCGGGGGCGGCGACACCGGCGCCGACTGCCTGGGCACCGTGCACCGCCAGGGCGCGGTCAGCGTGCACCAGTTCGAGATCATGCCGCGCCCGCCGGACACCCGCGCCCCGTCGACGCCGTGGCCGATGTACGAGCTGATGTTCCGGGTGTCCGCCGCCCACGAAGAAGGCGGTGAGCGGGTGTTCTCGGTCAACACCGAGGAATTCGTCGGCCGCGACGGGCACGTCACCGCGCTCAAGGTGCACGAGGTGACGATGCAGGACGGCAAGTTCGTCAAGGTCGAGGGCAGCGACTTCGAAATCGAAGCCGACCTGGTGTTGCTGGCGATGGGCTTTGTCGGGCCGGAGAAGTCCGGCCTGCTGACCGATCTCGGGGTGGAGTTCACCGAGCGCGGCAACGTCGCGCGCGGGGACGACTACGAAACCTCGGTGCCGGGCGTCTACGTTGCCGGTGACATGGGACGCGGCCAGTCACTGATCGTCTGGGCGATTGCCGAGGGCCGCGCCGCCGCGGCGGCGGTGGATCGCTTCCTGATGGGCCAAAGCGCGCTGCCGGCGCCCATCAAACCCACCGCAGCACCACAACGCTAGTCACTTCTGACTCAGCCAAAACATTTGATAAATAGCTCGGCGCGTCTTACTCTGTTTGCCAGACGTTGGGTGTGTAATAGCCCGATGTGGGCGCCACCGAGCGTGGCGCCTCGGTTTGGTTGACCGACCGCAGGAGTGATCACTGTGCATATCAACCCAGTGCCCCGGTCGCGGGTGGGGCGAATCGCCTGGTCATGGTTTCGGCATCCGGTTAAGAGCCGTGAGTTTCCCGCGCGTCACGAACGTCTGGTAACCGCGGAAGAACTCCTGCGTTTTGGCGTTTGATGCCTTCCCGCTAGCCGGTCCGAGGATCTCGCGGGTTTGCTCTACTTGATCAAGCTGTTATCTGGCGTCGTCGGCTTTGTGACCGGGCTCACGTGGTCAACCCTGAATCCCGGATCGCTTCGGCCAGCGGTTCGAGCACGGCTGGGTCGTGCGGCGGAGTGATGTACACGATCCCCAGATCCAGCCCCTCGGCGGCCAGCGCGGCGGCGTCGTCGACGACCTTCTGGTAATTGCGGTCCGGGTCCAGGCGCAGGTGTGCCGACAGCATGATTTCTTTCGGATCGCGCCCGATGTCGGCGCAATGTGACGCCAGCACGTCGCGCTTGCGCGCGAACTCCTCGGGCGGGCCGCCGACGAAATTCCAGTGCTGGGCATATCTGGCGGTGATCCGCAGCGTGCGCTTCTCGCCGCTGCCGCCGATGCAGATGGGCGGGTGCGGGCGCTGCGGGCCCTTGGGCTCGTTGCGGGCGGCTTTGAGCTGGTAGTACTTGCCGTCGAAGTCGGTCGTTTCCTGACTGAGCAGGCTGGTCAGCACCTCACAAGCCTCTTCGAACCGGTCGAATCGTTCCTTGAGGCTGCCCAGCTCGATGCCGTAGGCGCCGGACTCCTCCTCGTTCCAGCCGGCGCCGATGCCCAGCTCCAGCCGGCCGTCGGAGATGATGTCGAGCGCGGCGGCCATGTTGGCCAGCACCGCGGGGTGGCGGTAGTGGATGCCGGTGACCAGCGTGCCTAGCCGCAGCCGGGTGGTGGCCTGGGCGAGGGCGGTGAGCGTGGTCCAGCCCTCCAAGCAGGGTCCGGTGGAATCGGAAAAGATCGGGTAGAAGTGGTCGAACGTCCAGCCGGACTCGTAGACGTCGATGTCGTCGGCCGCTTTCCAGACGGCCAACATCTGTGCCCACGTGGTGTCTTGCGGTGAGGTCTTGAACGCGAATCGCATTGTCCGACCGTAGCTACACTCGACCGCACCATGGAACTCGGTATCGACACCAAGATCACGCTGCTGGCGGCCGGTCTGATCTTTCTGCTGGCGCTGTGCCTCGGTGTCTGGAAGTACCGGCAGATCATGACCGCCGAGGATCATCGCGCGCACCCGTACGTCGACATCGCGCATCGCGCGGCTCTGCTGTATTCGTTTGCCACTCTGCTGGCGGCGGTCTTCGTCGAGCTGAGCGCCTGGCCGACGTGGGTGAACCTGGTCGCGGCGATGGTGCTGGTGTTCTTCTTCGTCGGCGCGATCCTGAGCTACATCGTGCATGGGGCGCGACGGGACACCACCAACCAGTTCGACCATGCCGATCGCGGGTTGGTCGTGTCGATGGCGTTTTTGATACTCGGTGAGATCGGTGGCTTCGGGGTGTTGCTGGCCGGGTTCGTCGCGGGGCAGCTGGTGAGCTGAGCCATGGATCCGGTAGCGGCGCTGCGGCAGATCGCCTACTACAAGGACAGGGCGCGCGAGGACCCGCGTCGTGTGATGGCCTACCGCAATGCCGCCGACATCGTCGAAGCCCTCAGCGACGAAGAGCGCGAGCGGCACGGGCAGGCAAACAGCTGGCAGTCGCTGCCGGGCATCGGGCCGAAGACCGCCAAGGTGATCGACCAGGCCTGGTCCGGCCGCGAACCGGACTACCTCGTCGAATTGCGTGCTGCTGCAACCGATCTCGGTGGCGGCGACATCCGGGCCGCGCTGCGCGGCGATCTGCACCTGCACTCGAACTGGTCGGACGGATCGGCGCGGATCGACGAGATGATGGCCACTGCGGTAGCGCTGGGCCACGAGTACTGCGCGCTCACCGATCACTCGCCGCGGCTGACGATCGCCAACGGGCTGTCGCCGGAACGGCTTCGAAAGCAGCTCGACGTGATCGACGGGCTGCGTGAGCAGTTCGCGCCGATGCGCATCCTCACCGGGATCGAAGTCGACATCCTCGAGGACGGCAGCCTGGATCAGGAACCCGAACTGTTGGAACGCCTCGACATCGTGGTGGCCAGCGTGCACTCGAAACTGTCGATGGATTCGGCGTCGATGACGCGCCGCATGGTGCGAGCCGTCAGCAACGAGCACACAGACGTCCTCGGCCATTGCACCGGTCGGCTGGTCGCGGGCAATCGCGGCATCCGCCCGGAGTCCAAGTTCGACGCCGAGGCGGTGTTCACCGCCTGCCGGGATCACGGCACCGCGGTGGAGATCAACTCACGGCCCGAGCGGCGCGATCCGCCGAGCCGCTTACTGAACCTTGCGCTGGAAATCGGCTGCGATTTCAGCATCGACACCGATGCGCACGCTCCGGGCCAGCTCGACTTCCTCGGCTACGGCGCGCAGCGGGCCATGGACGCCGGCGTGCCCGTCGACCGGATCGTCAACACCTGGCCGGTCGACAAGCTGCTCGCGTGGACGGGGTCAGTCCGGTAGGTGGGGCATCTCCAGACCGGGATCGCGGCCGACCGAGACGCCACGCGTCAGCGCGGCCTTGCCGTAGCGGTCGCGCACCCGGTCGACCGCCGCGTCGATGGCCGGTGGCCGCGCATCGGCCGTGGTGAACGGCAGCAGTAACTGCTCGGCGCCACTGCGGTCGATCTCGGCCACCGCGAACCCGACCAGGGTCAGTCCGCGCTCGGCGATCAGCGGCGCCGCCGACGCGACGAGGTGCCGGGCGGCGGCCAGGATGATCGGTGTCGACGAGGTGGCCCACGGCAACGTGTGCGACCGGCTGGCCCGGGTGAAGTCGTCGAACCGCAGGCGCAGCACCACCGTGCGGCCGGTGCGGCCGGCCTTGCGCATCCGACCGGCGATCCGGTCGATCAGGGTGATGACGACGGCGTCGATCTCCGCCGCCGACATGCTGTTGCCGGCCCGGCCCAATGCTCGCTGGGCGCCGATCGAGCGACGGCGCACGGCGGTGCTGACCCGGCGACGGTCGAGATTGCGGGAGAGCGCATACAGCTGGTGACCCATCGCCCTGCCGATCAGCGAGGCCAGCATCGACTCGCTGAGCTCGGCGACGTCGGCGACGGTTTCGAGGCCGTGGGCACGCAACTTCTCCGCGGTTACCGCGCCCACGCCCCACAGCCGGCGCACCGGCAGCGGATGCAGGAACGCGAGCTCGCGTTCGGGCGGCACAAGCAGCAACCCGTCGGGTTTGGCTTCGCGGCTGGCGACCTTCGCCAAGAACTTCGTCCGGGCGATCCCGACCGTGATCGGCAGTCCGACGCGCTCGCGCACGTCGTCGCGTAACCGGGCCGCGATCTGGACCGGTGAGCCCGAAACTCGTTGCAGCCCAGACACATCCAGGAACGCTTCGTCCACCGAGATCGGCTCCACCCACGGAGTGGTATCGCGGAAAACGTCGAACACCGCGTCGCTGGCCCGCATGTAGGCGCTCATCCGCGGCGGCACGACTATCGCATGCGGGCACAGCCGCCGCGCCTGTCCGCCGCCCATCGCGGTGCGCACGCCGTAGGCCTTGGCCTCATAGCTGGCGGCCAGCACCACCCCGCCGCCGACGATCACCGGTCGGCCGCGCAGCGCGGGGTCGTCGCGCTGTTCGACCGACGCGTAGAACGAGTCCAGGTCCGCATGCAGAATCGATGCCTCCGAGGGCACGAACATATGTTCGCATACGGGGCCGACAGGTTAGCTGGGTTCGTTGTAGATGCTGGTGACCCAGATGTGGACCAGCGTGTCGAGCAACTGCTCGTCGGGCACCGACGGACGCTCCCGGGCGAACGAGGTCAGCATCACCTTCTCGTTGAGCAGGTTGAGCGCCGCGGACAGGTCGCGGGCCGGCAGCGTCACCGGCGCGGCGCCGCGGGAACGTTCGGCTTCGATCACCACGGCGATGTGGTCGACCCACTTCTGCATGAACTTCGACCACAAGTCGCCGATGTCCTTGTTGGTGCGCGCCGCGTCTGCAGCCAGCGACACCGCGCGGTGCGACCCGAACGTCTCGACGAAGAGGTTGATGCCGGTGCGCCACAACGTCTTGATGTCGGCCGGCGGATTGGCGACCATCCCCTCCAGCGCCGAGTCGGCCTCCACGATCACCCGCTCGAACAGGGTGAGCAGAACGGCGTCCTTGGACGGGAAATAGAAGTAGAAGGTCGGACGGGACAACCCGGCGCCTTTAGCCAGGTCATCCACCGAAATCTCGGCCAGCGGACGCTCGGCCAGCAGCCGCTCGGCGGTAGCCAGAATCGCGAACTCACGGTCGTCGCCCGACGGGCGGGTGGAACGCCGCGCGCGGGGCGCGCGCGCCGGACTGGTGGTGGTCACGACCGCTACTTTACACGGCGTTGAGAAACTCAACAGTGTGTTGACGAAATCAACACTGCGTTGATACCGTCGGTTACATGACCGAACACCTTGACGTTGTCATCGTCGGCGCCGGCATCTCCGGCATCAGCGCGGCCTGGCACCTGCAGGACCGCTGCCCGAACAAGAGCTACGCGATCCTCGAGCGCCGCGACGACCTCGGCGGCACGTGGGACCTGTTCAAGTACCCGGGCATCCGCTCCGACTCCGACATGTTCACGCTGGGATTCCGGTTCAAGCCGTGGCGCTCGGCCCAGTCGATCGCCGACGGCGCCTCGATCAAGGCCTACATCAAGGAGGCCGCGGCGGAGAACGGCATCGACCGGCACATCCGCTACCGCCAGAAGGTGATGGCCGCCGACTGGTCCGATGCCGACAACCGCTGGACCCTCACCGTCGAGCACGACGGCCAGCAGAGCACGATCAGCTGTTCCTTCCTGTTCGCCTGCAGCGGCTACTACAACTACGACGAGGGCTACTCGCCGAAGTTCGAGGGCGCCGACGACTTCGAGGGCACGATCGTGCACCCGCAGCACTGGCCGGAGGATCTGGACTACGCGGGCAAGAAGATCGTCGTGATCGGATCCGGCGCGACGGCGGTGACTCTCATTCCGGCCCTGGTGAATTCGGGGGCCGGGCATGTGACCATGTTGCAGCGCTCGCCGACCTACATCGGCTCGTTGCCCGCGGTCGACCCGTTCGCCGAGCGCGCCAACCGGCTGCTGCCGGCCAAAGCCGCGCACTTCGCCAACCGGTGGAAGGCGATCGCGTTCAGCACCGGCCAGTACCAGTTTTCGCGGCGGTTCCCGCAAGCGATGCGCAAGACGCTGCTGACGATGGCCAAGCGGCGGCTGCCCGAGGGATATGACGTCGAGAAGCACTTCGGCCCGCGGTACAAGCCATGGGACCAGCGGCTGTGCCTGGCGCCCAACGGGGATCTGTTCCGCACCATCCGCCGCGGCCAGGCCGACGTCGTCACCGACACCATCGACCGGTTCACCAAGACCGGCATCAAGCTGTCCTCCGGCGAGGAGTTGCAAGCCGACATCATCGTCACCGCAACGGGTTTGAACCTGCAGCTGTTCGGCGGCGCGCAGATCCGGCGCAACGGCGTGCCGATCGAGCTCAACGACACCATGGCCTACAAGGGCATGATGCTGACCGGCATGCCGAACTTGGCGTTCACCATCGGCTACACCAATGCGTCGTGGACGCTCAAGGCCGACCTGGTATCGGAGTTCGTCTGCCGGGTGCTCAACTACATGGACTCCCGCGGATACGACACCGTCGTGCCGCAGCACCCCGGCGACTCGGTGGACGAGCGCCCGTTGATGGACTTCACCCCGGGCTACGTGTTACGGGCACTGGACTACCTGCCGAAGGCCGGGTCGCGCACCCCGTGGCGGCTCAAGCAGAACTATCTGCTGGACCTGCGGCTGATTCGGCGCGGCCGAGTCGACGACGAGGCGCTGAGCTTCAGCACGCAGCAGGTCGCGGTCGCGGCCTAGGCCGCGCCGACGACCACGATGCCGTCGTCGTCGCTGTAGGCGACGTCACCGGGCACGAAGGTGACGCCGCCCAACTCGACCGGCACATCCCGCTCGCCGGCGCCGGTCTTACTGCTCTTGCGCGGGTTGGTGCCCAGCGCCTTGATGCCGAGGTCGATGCCGCGCAGCGCCGCCGCGTCCCGGACCGCGCCGTGCACCACCAGCCCGGCCCAGCCGTTGGAGCGGGCGAGTTCGGCGATGACGTCACCGACCAGGGCGGTGTGCAGGGAGCCCGCTCCATCGATGACCAGCACCCCGCCGTCGCCGGGCTCCGAGAGCACCGACTTCAGCAGGGCATTGTCTTGAAAGCAGCGCACGGTGCTGATCGGCCCGGCGAATTGCGCGCGGGCGCCGAATTGGCGGAATTGGGTGTCGCAGCTGCGGACGTCGGGCCCGATGTCGTCGACGAGGTCGGCGGTGGGCCGGAAAGTCACCGGCACGTTCAGCTGCCGCGCCGACGTAGTTGGCGCACCAGTAGCAACGCCAGCAGACTGACTGCGATGGCAACCGCCAGCGGCAGCGGCGAGCGACCCGCGGATGTGAGCGGTGATGCGGCCGCCACCGGGTTATTGGCGGATGCCACGGTTGACTTCGCTTGTGCGGCAGCCTCTTTGGCGCCAGCGGCGAGTT includes these proteins:
- a CDS encoding flavin-containing monooxygenase, which encodes MTEHLDVVIVGAGISGISAAWHLQDRCPNKSYAILERRDDLGGTWDLFKYPGIRSDSDMFTLGFRFKPWRSAQSIADGASIKAYIKEAAAENGIDRHIRYRQKVMAADWSDADNRWTLTVEHDGQQSTISCSFLFACSGYYNYDEGYSPKFEGADDFEGTIVHPQHWPEDLDYAGKKIVVIGSGATAVTLIPALVNSGAGHVTMLQRSPTYIGSLPAVDPFAERANRLLPAKAAHFANRWKAIAFSTGQYQFSRRFPQAMRKTLLTMAKRRLPEGYDVEKHFGPRYKPWDQRLCLAPNGDLFRTIRRGQADVVTDTIDRFTKTGIKLSSGEELQADIIVTATGLNLQLFGGAQIRRNGVPIELNDTMAYKGMMLTGMPNLAFTIGYTNASWTLKADLVSEFVCRVLNYMDSRGYDTVVPQHPGDSVDERPLMDFTPGYVLRALDYLPKAGSRTPWRLKQNYLLDLRLIRRGRVDDEALSFSTQQVAVAA
- the rraA gene encoding ribonuclease E activity regulator RraA codes for the protein MPVTFRPTADLVDDIGPDVRSCDTQFRQFGARAQFAGPISTVRCFQDNALLKSVLSEPGDGGVLVIDGAGSLHTALVGDVIAELARSNGWAGLVVHGAVRDAAALRGIDLGIKALGTNPRKSSKTGAGERDVPVELGGVTFVPGDVAYSDDDGIVVVGAA